The following proteins are co-located in the Gloeocapsa sp. PCC 7428 genome:
- the petB gene encoding cytochrome b6: MFSKQVTDSKLYNWFEERLEIEALAEDVTSKYVPPHVNIFYCFGGMTLTCFLIQFATGFAMTFYYKPTVAEAYTSVQALMTDVNFGWLIRSVHRWSASMMVLIMILHIFRVYLTGGFKKPRELTWVTGVVLAVLTVSFGVTGYSLPWDQIGYWAVKIVSGVPEAIPVVGTLISDMLRGGSSVGQATLTRYYSAHTFVLPWLTAVFMLLHFIMIRKQGISGPL; the protein is encoded by the coding sequence ATGTTTTCCAAGCAGGTAACCGACTCAAAACTTTACAATTGGTTTGAAGAACGTCTAGAAATTGAGGCACTTGCTGAAGACGTTACAAGCAAGTACGTCCCTCCCCACGTTAATATTTTCTACTGCTTCGGCGGGATGACGTTGACTTGCTTTTTAATCCAGTTTGCGACTGGATTTGCGATGACATTTTATTACAAGCCAACCGTCGCGGAAGCTTACACCTCCGTACAGGCACTCATGACCGATGTTAACTTCGGCTGGCTGATCCGCTCGGTTCACCGCTGGTCTGCCAGTATGATGGTTCTGATCATGATCCTGCACATTTTCCGCGTTTACCTTACTGGTGGCTTTAAAAAGCCTAGAGAACTCACTTGGGTAACAGGTGTCGTTCTTGCGGTGCTGACGGTTTCATTTGGTGTAACCGGTTACTCTTTACCTTGGGATCAAATTGGATACTGGGCGGTAAAGATCGTTAGCGGTGTACCCGAAGCGATTCCAGTTGTCGGAACCTTGATTTCTGATATGCTGCGTGGTGGTTCGAGTGTCGGTCAAGCAACCTTGACTCGTTACTACAGCGCTCACACGTTCGTGCTGCCGTGGTTGACTGCGGTCTTCATGCTGCTGCACTTTATCATGATTCGTAAGCAAGGTATTTCTGGTCCGTTGTAA
- the ctpA gene encoding carboxyl-terminal processing protease CtpA, whose product MYKKVFQIGLLAILPILLAVTCWVQPAAALTEEQKLVSEAWRIVNRVYLDDTFNHQNWSKLRLNTIKQPLNDREAAYEAIQKMLATLDDPFTRFLKPEQYRSLQVNTSGELTGVGLQIALEPKTGQLEVVAPIAGSPAEKAGIRPHDRILAIDGVSTTELTLDESAARMRGPAGSKVSLVLQRAQAEESTEIQLVRSRIELNPVVAELRQVTDDLKIGYLRLTQFNANATAELAHAIANLENQGANAYILDLRNNPGGLLQAGIEIARLWLDEGTIVYTVNRQGIQGSFEAFDSAITQDPLVVLVNQGTASASEILAGALQDNGRAQVIGETTFGKGLIQSLFNLSDGSGLAVTVAKYETPQHRDINKLGITPDLVVPQEPITREKIATEADRQYLAAIEQFATHSVLAGKS is encoded by the coding sequence ATGTATAAAAAAGTATTTCAGATTGGGCTATTAGCAATTTTGCCAATTTTGCTAGCTGTGACTTGTTGGGTGCAACCAGCAGCTGCATTGACCGAAGAACAAAAGTTGGTGTCTGAAGCTTGGCGAATCGTTAATCGCGTGTATCTGGATGACACTTTTAATCATCAAAACTGGTCAAAACTGCGGCTGAACACAATCAAGCAGCCCTTGAATGACCGCGAAGCGGCGTATGAAGCGATCCAAAAAATGCTTGCAACTTTAGACGATCCGTTCACGCGATTCTTGAAACCAGAGCAGTACCGTAGTTTACAGGTAAATACGTCGGGAGAATTGACCGGAGTTGGCTTACAAATTGCGCTGGAGCCAAAAACCGGACAGTTAGAAGTTGTTGCGCCGATCGCTGGTTCTCCAGCAGAAAAAGCGGGAATTCGTCCCCACGATCGCATCCTCGCGATTGATGGTGTTTCAACAACAGAACTAACCTTAGACGAATCCGCAGCCCGAATGCGCGGTCCTGCGGGGAGTAAAGTTTCTTTAGTGCTGCAACGCGCGCAAGCCGAAGAAAGTACCGAAATTCAACTTGTGCGATCGCGGATTGAATTAAATCCTGTTGTCGCCGAGTTACGTCAAGTTACAGACGACCTTAAAATTGGTTATCTTCGCTTAACACAATTTAATGCAAATGCAACAGCAGAACTTGCTCATGCGATCGCCAATCTCGAAAATCAAGGCGCAAATGCTTATATTCTCGATCTCCGTAACAATCCAGGCGGCTTGCTGCAAGCAGGCATTGAAATTGCCCGTTTATGGTTAGACGAAGGCACAATCGTTTACACAGTTAACCGTCAAGGTATCCAAGGCAGCTTTGAAGCGTTTGACTCAGCAATCACACAAGATCCACTCGTCGTTTTAGTCAATCAAGGAACCGCGAGTGCAAGTGAAATTTTAGCAGGCGCGCTACAAGACAACGGACGCGCTCAAGTTATCGGCGAAACAACTTTTGGTAAAGGATTGATTCAGTCACTATTTAACCTATCCGATGGTTCAGGTTTAGCGGTGACTGTGGCTAAATATGAAACTCCGCAGCATCGCGATATCAATAAACTGGGTATTACGCCTGACTTGGTTGTTCCACAAGAACCGATTACCCGCGAAAAAATAGCAACCGAGGCAGATCGGCAGTATTTAGCTGCAATAGAACAGTTTGCGACACATTCAGTTTTAGCAGGCAAGTCTTGA
- a CDS encoding MBL fold metallo-hydrolase, whose amino-acid sequence MTQNPEQLANHSAQNTLPQQASRSKPPQAIWNHIFAFPPNRDTLGGTAYLIVENDGNILIDCPPWNEDIQQFLQSLLGVKWLFLTHRGAISKSVKEIQTFLNCEVVIQEQEAYLLPKVQLTSFQHEITLSPTTQGIWTPGHSPGSACLYYQSHGGILFSGRHLLPNQQGEPTPLRTAKTFHWRRQINSVEKLLQRFTPETLQYICPGANTGFLRGKKVIDQAYQRLAALDLAALVQFQAPL is encoded by the coding sequence GTGACACAAAATCCCGAACAGCTTGCTAATCATAGCGCTCAAAACACCTTGCCTCAGCAGGCGAGTCGCTCCAAACCACCACAGGCTATTTGGAACCACATTTTTGCTTTTCCACCTAATCGGGACACTTTAGGAGGAACCGCTTATCTTATTGTAGAAAACGATGGGAATATCCTGATCGATTGTCCGCCTTGGAATGAAGATATTCAACAATTTTTGCAATCCCTCTTGGGAGTGAAGTGGCTGTTTCTCACGCACCGAGGTGCTATTAGCAAATCCGTCAAAGAAATTCAAACTTTTTTGAATTGTGAAGTTGTGATTCAAGAACAGGAAGCTTATTTACTTCCAAAAGTTCAATTGACATCGTTTCAACACGAAATAACGCTTAGCCCAACGACACAAGGTATTTGGACACCAGGACATTCGCCTGGTTCAGCGTGCCTTTACTACCAGAGTCACGGTGGTATTTTGTTTTCTGGTCGCCATTTGCTACCAAATCAACAAGGTGAGCCTACGCCGCTACGCACCGCCAAAACTTTTCACTGGCGACGCCAAATCAACAGCGTAGAGAAACTTTTACAGCGTTTTACTCCAGAAACACTCCAGTATATTTGTCCTGGTGCGAATACTGGCTTTCTTCGTGGTAAAAAAGTCATTGACCAGGCATATCAGCGCTTAGCGGCTTTGGATTTAGCAGCATTGGTGCAGTTTCAAGCCCCTCTTTGA
- a CDS encoding site-2 protease family protein: protein MNFWLLLLLGIFTYLIVQRSVTRITRTPVWILWLVLMTPAFIWSAWTASAGPNQPIPLPLVIGPFIICPILYWLLIQWGRRDANSASASPNESSSEIKPAIAQKAEPAPPVRPIDSSEEKQLRDCFPWSIFYIHNIEYRPQAVICYGQLRTTPTAAYQRIKENIQAQFGDRFQVVLQEGLNGKPFFALVPNPQARANRAQQKLTRPVLALGLVLATLLTTTIVGVEIAGANITTLSSDPSVLLQGLPYSLALMTILGIHELGHYSAARYYKIRATLPYFIPVPFFLGTFGAFIQMRSPVPNRKALFDVSIAGPIAGFIATIPFLVWGLANSTIVPLPEQPSLFDPNALNPNYSLLLALLSKLMLGAQLTANTAIDLHPVAFAGFLGLVVTALNLMPVGQLDGGHIVHAMFGQRRAIVVSQIARFLVLALALLQPGFLLWAIILFFMPIYDEPALNDVTELDNLRDFFGLLALAVLVVIVLPVPNAIAQLLQIG from the coding sequence ATGAACTTTTGGCTTCTCCTCCTCCTGGGAATTTTTACATACTTGATTGTGCAGCGCAGCGTGACGCGAATTACACGCACACCAGTGTGGATTTTATGGCTGGTTCTCATGACACCAGCGTTCATCTGGAGCGCTTGGACAGCTAGCGCCGGTCCAAATCAACCGATTCCATTACCGTTGGTTATTGGACCATTTATTATTTGCCCAATTTTGTATTGGTTGCTCATCCAGTGGGGGCGTAGAGACGCAAATTCCGCCTCAGCGTCGCCAAATGAATCTTCTTCTGAGATCAAACCTGCGATCGCACAGAAAGCTGAACCCGCACCGCCAGTGCGACCGATTGACTCTTCTGAAGAGAAACAGTTGCGCGATTGTTTTCCTTGGTCGATATTTTACATTCATAATATCGAGTATCGTCCCCAAGCGGTGATTTGCTACGGACAGTTGCGAACGACGCCAACCGCTGCTTACCAACGAATTAAAGAAAATATTCAAGCTCAATTTGGCGATCGCTTCCAGGTAGTCTTACAAGAAGGTTTAAACGGCAAACCATTTTTTGCCTTAGTCCCTAACCCTCAAGCACGGGCAAATCGCGCTCAACAAAAATTAACTCGACCTGTTCTCGCGTTAGGACTAGTACTAGCAACGCTTCTGACAACAACCATCGTCGGCGTAGAAATTGCCGGTGCTAATATTACAACTCTTAGTTCAGATCCTAGTGTTTTGTTGCAAGGACTGCCGTATTCCCTCGCGTTAATGACAATTTTAGGAATCCATGAACTAGGACACTATAGCGCAGCACGATACTACAAAATTCGCGCCACATTGCCTTACTTTATTCCCGTGCCGTTTTTCTTGGGAACTTTTGGGGCGTTTATTCAAATGCGTAGTCCGGTTCCCAATCGTAAAGCATTATTTGATGTCAGTATTGCCGGTCCGATCGCGGGGTTTATTGCAACAATTCCCTTTTTGGTATGGGGTTTAGCGAATTCTACTATCGTACCGCTGCCAGAGCAACCAAGTTTATTCGACCCCAATGCATTAAACCCAAATTACTCATTGTTACTCGCGCTATTGAGTAAGCTAATGTTGGGCGCTCAACTAACGGCTAACACTGCGATCGACCTCCATCCCGTAGCGTTTGCTGGATTTTTGGGACTCGTCGTTACTGCACTAAACTTAATGCCTGTAGGGCAACTTGATGGCGGGCATATCGTTCATGCTATGTTTGGACAACGCAGAGCAATCGTTGTTAGTCAGATTGCGCGATTTTTAGTATTGGCACTAGCTTTACTACAGCCAGGATTTTTGCTGTGGGCAATCATTTTATTCTTTATGCCCATTTACGATGAACCTGCATTAAATGATGTCACCGAACTTGATAATTTACGTGACTTCTTCGGTTTACTTGCTTTGGCTGTGTTGGTTGTGATTGTTTTGCCAGTCCCGAATGCGATCGCGCAGTTGTTGCAAATTGGTTAG
- the petD gene encoding cytochrome b6-f complex subunit IV, with translation MGTLKKPDLSDPKLREKLAKGMGHNYYGEPAWPNDLLYIFPVVILGTGACIVALAVLDPAMVGEPANPFATPLEILPEWYLYPVFQILRSVPNKLLGVLAMAAVPLGLILVPFIENVNKFQNPFRRPVATTVFMIGTLVTLWLGIGATFPIDKSFTLGLF, from the coding sequence ATGGGAACATTGAAAAAACCGGATCTAAGCGATCCAAAATTGCGCGAAAAACTAGCCAAGGGCATGGGTCATAACTACTATGGCGAACCTGCTTGGCCTAATGACCTACTGTACATCTTCCCTGTCGTGATTTTAGGGACTGGTGCTTGCATTGTTGCGCTTGCGGTTTTAGACCCAGCAATGGTAGGCGAACCAGCAAACCCATTTGCAACACCGCTAGAAATTTTACCTGAGTGGTACTTGTACCCTGTATTCCAAATTCTCCGCTCGGTGCCAAATAAACTACTAGGCGTGCTAGCAATGGCAGCTGTACCATTGGGCTTGATCCTAGTACCGTTTATTGAGAACGTAAACAAATTTCAAAATCCCTTCCGTCGTCCAGTTGCAACCACAGTATTCATGATTGGTACTTTGGTGACGCTTTGGCTCGGAATTGGTGCTACATTCCCTATTGATAAGTCTTTTACACTAGGTTTGTTCTAA
- a CDS encoding pentapeptide repeat-containing protein produces the protein MSISFCWRVLRIKTNGICVGDRYGVKQNIKGEGVMANSTVRRSVNRDRRRAGQEKSKSLPLITRRFAAWTVEVSLIITSAVVPFGLGVYTQARTEGTQPINPVLATAEDAIATTLALPPSNRPQQVAPLTNWLWTGALVAPIILSSWQLYLLAKTGSTLPKRWFGVRVVTAAGNPAGMRRILLREVVGAWGVPLLVAYALWHFSSAFPSLGMLAGFSLLTVLGEGISARFNRYRRCWHDLLAGTYVVDANRSYAALLGNLRPATSPLIPQYAPYAARPVPTVTMATAVPPRKRQRPDWWRWMRRNPGFAILFITLSSMAAVLGTLVGTQVYIQTQANQRQLRQQNSQQFLELVQKLSDNAPTTVEERRKAITALGTLNDPQALQMLVDLLGQETDPLLLDTIQQTIASTGLHVIPHLRRSNQSIANALDYVRYSSKPEELTLHQQRLEATQRAIANLLSIYSGHLNGVDLSRTILGENLTDSALPFALFLDNVNLSGIQLRGANLNQGSFRGTQWRSAGEDRRWNTADDRIADLSDAQLKAANLTEANLSRIAMHGANLTHAILNRANLAGTNLMGANLSSTQIVGANLQDVVLENASLTGTDLAAADLSRANLRAARLGRASALGTQLQYANATASDWRGADLSGADLSHAHLKDADLSDSRLSGVSFRNAQLQNTNLRNADLRKADLRGAQLVQTDMQGAILFKSPSPDQFIQAPPEAMLSAIVEGVDFSNAKNLDAKQLAYICTQGGRHPRCP, from the coding sequence TTGTCTATCAGTTTTTGTTGGCGCGTACTTCGGATAAAAACTAATGGGATTTGTGTCGGCGATCGCTACGGTGTCAAACAAAATATCAAAGGGGAAGGTGTGATGGCGAACTCAACTGTAAGGAGAAGTGTCAATCGCGATCGCCGCCGTGCGGGGCAAGAAAAATCAAAATCCTTGCCACTCATAACGAGGCGCTTTGCGGCTTGGACAGTCGAAGTATCTTTAATTATTACGAGTGCTGTAGTTCCTTTCGGATTAGGAGTCTATACTCAAGCACGCACTGAAGGAACGCAGCCGATAAATCCAGTACTAGCAACAGCCGAAGACGCGATCGCGACAACCTTGGCGCTGCCGCCAAGTAACCGCCCGCAACAAGTCGCCCCGCTGACAAATTGGCTTTGGACGGGCGCGTTAGTCGCCCCGATTATCCTGAGTAGTTGGCAGCTATATCTCCTCGCCAAAACAGGTAGTACTCTCCCTAAGCGTTGGTTTGGCGTGCGCGTTGTGACTGCTGCGGGAAATCCTGCGGGAATGCGACGTATCCTGCTACGCGAAGTTGTTGGGGCTTGGGGCGTACCACTGCTAGTCGCTTATGCGTTGTGGCACTTTAGCAGTGCGTTTCCTTCGCTGGGAATGTTGGCAGGATTTTCGCTACTGACAGTACTCGGAGAAGGCATCAGCGCGCGCTTTAACCGTTACCGTCGCTGCTGGCACGATCTACTAGCAGGAACTTATGTGGTTGACGCTAATCGTAGCTATGCGGCGTTACTGGGCAATTTACGCCCCGCAACGAGTCCGTTGATTCCCCAGTACGCACCATATGCCGCGCGTCCTGTGCCAACTGTGACAATGGCAACAGCTGTACCACCCCGCAAACGCCAAAGACCCGATTGGTGGCGTTGGATGCGGCGAAATCCTGGTTTTGCGATACTATTTATCACTCTTAGCAGCATGGCGGCTGTTCTTGGTACTTTAGTCGGTACTCAAGTTTACATTCAAACACAAGCAAACCAACGTCAGCTAAGACAGCAAAATAGTCAACAATTTTTAGAATTGGTGCAAAAACTCAGTGATAACGCACCTACGACTGTAGAAGAACGTCGTAAAGCAATTACTGCACTAGGAACACTCAACGATCCGCAAGCCCTACAAATGCTTGTCGATCTTTTAGGGCAAGAAACTGATCCGCTTTTGCTAGATACGATTCAACAAACAATCGCGAGTACTGGGCTACACGTCATCCCACATTTGCGGCGCTCCAATCAGTCTATAGCTAATGCGTTAGACTACGTGCGCTATAGCAGTAAACCCGAAGAACTGACACTGCATCAACAACGTCTCGAAGCAACACAACGCGCGATCGCCAATCTCCTAAGTATCTATAGTGGTCATCTCAACGGCGTTGACTTAAGCCGGACAATTCTCGGAGAAAACTTGACTGATTCGGCTTTACCCTTCGCGCTGTTTCTCGATAATGTCAATTTATCAGGAATTCAACTGCGCGGTGCCAACCTCAACCAAGGAAGTTTTCGCGGTACGCAATGGCGATCGGCGGGTGAAGATCGCCGCTGGAACACCGCTGACGATCGCATTGCTGACTTGAGTGACGCGCAACTCAAAGCCGCAAACTTAACGGAAGCTAACCTTAGCCGGATCGCGATGCATGGCGCAAATCTTACCCATGCGATTCTTAACCGCGCGAATCTTGCTGGCACAAACTTGATGGGTGCTAATCTTAGTAGTACGCAAATTGTCGGCGCTAACTTGCAAGATGTCGTGTTAGAAAACGCCAGTTTGACTGGTACCGATTTAGCCGCCGCTGATTTATCGCGTGCGAATCTCCGTGCAGCAAGATTAGGTCGTGCCAGTGCTTTAGGTACGCAGTTACAATATGCTAATGCGACGGCATCTGACTGGCGCGGTGCTGATTTATCCGGCGCGGATCTCAGTCACGCTCATTTGAAAGATGCTGACTTGAGTGATTCGCGACTGAGTGGTGTCAGTTTTCGCAATGCACAGTTGCAAAATACCAACTTGCGCAATGCGGATTTGAGAAAAGCAGATTTACGCGGCGCGCAGTTAGTCCAAACTGATATGCAAGGCGCAATTCTTTTTAAATCGCCCTCTCCCGATCAATTTATTCAAGCCCCCCCCGAAGCGATGCTGTCTGCGATTGTCGAGGGTGTTGATTTTAGCAACGCGAAGAATTTAGATGCGAAACAACTAGCGTATATTTGTACACAGGGTGGTCGTCATCCTCGTTGTCCCTAA
- a CDS encoding EAL domain-containing protein yields the protein MKIKQKLICAFLGTSFLLGVTSSISLVNNLRVRYNINQVTESSLEEFTNSNELSVVLQQTQAKLREFIEEKHRINHHLEKPTATQTQITNLKKTVLQDLSKVNDYIDLSKQATKHGIQLAILDGKKRLDEEKELEDLEEIKSKFLTHENNIIHLFNLINQDSELATVFFKKELEPHFEATLIPLIVEYNHDARGEVLAEVQQVQGAINRANTLILFSTALAFSSAIGLGSFISRSIAKPLIKLTQAANKVSEGETSTRVNIKNQDEIGILAAAFNQMLDDLNTTMVSKSYLDSIIEFMADALIVLDTNLVILRVNLATAKILETCPDKIIGKSIKALFPPEEKLEELSIQEILNRGKIEILATYWLTNTGKQKPVSFSATAMYNQQGKLQGIVCVAQDIAERKQSQERLTKINECFLNFGTEPTANINRLTALCGELLGAVGASYYRLEKAKACLVGQWQIASEDKLEVNSPESVFEQLIQQCCEDRYAGHDSQNSQEANIYLKILTKKTKTYICQAVKCKETIVGALCAYQQNLTLTEADKKIIGIITAAIGVEEQRREIQEALRDSEERYALATRGTNDGLWDWDLNTNEVYFSPRWKSMLGYQEKEIGNTVEDWFNLVHLQDIDQLKAAIASHLQAQTPQLETEYRILHKDGAYRWMLSRGLAVRDRDGKPYRLAGSQADITASKAAETELLHQVFHDALTGLPNRLLFTEQLEQSIERVRQQENYSFAVLFLDLDRFKVVNDSLGHLIGDQLLIAIARRLKMCVRPEDIVARLGGDEFTILLENIRKVEDATQIAERIQNALALPFNFEGHEVFTSASIGIAFSTTGYEKPEDLLRDADTTMYRAKGLGKARYAVFDTSMHAQAVALLQMETYLRHAVERQEFQLHYQPIVNLKTRELVGFEALIRLWHAERGFISPAEFIPVAEETGLIIQIGTWVLREACRQMYEWQHKFTAARDLKISVNISPKQFRQLDLVTQVEQILREIGLNARDLKLEITESTLVENADLVASMLKEMQALGIGLSIDDFGTGYSSLSYLHRFAIDTLKIDKSFIKDFNTDWEKSKIVNTVIVLAENLGIDVIAEGVETAEQAYLLQELKCDFGQGFLFSRPLDAQATEALIAAKLECMWV from the coding sequence ATGAAAATCAAGCAAAAGTTAATTTGTGCTTTTTTAGGTACTTCTTTCTTATTAGGAGTTACTAGTAGTATTTCTTTAGTCAATAATTTAAGAGTTAGGTACAATATTAATCAAGTCACGGAAAGTTCATTAGAAGAGTTTACTAACTCGAATGAATTGTCAGTAGTATTACAACAAACACAAGCTAAATTGCGAGAGTTTATAGAAGAAAAACATCGAATCAACCATCATTTAGAAAAGCCAACAGCGACTCAAACTCAGATAACCAATCTCAAAAAAACAGTTTTACAAGATTTGTCAAAGGTTAATGATTATATAGATTTAAGTAAACAAGCGACTAAACATGGAATTCAACTTGCAATACTGGATGGAAAAAAACGTTTAGACGAAGAAAAAGAGTTAGAAGATTTAGAAGAAATTAAATCAAAGTTTTTAACGCACGAAAATAACATTATTCATTTATTTAATTTAATTAACCAAGATAGTGAATTAGCTACTGTTTTTTTTAAAAAAGAATTAGAACCACATTTTGAAGCAACACTAATACCTTTAATTGTGGAATACAATCATGATGCACGAGGGGAAGTTTTAGCTGAAGTTCAACAAGTTCAAGGAGCAATCAATCGAGCAAATACACTCATACTCTTCTCAACAGCTTTGGCTTTTTCTTCTGCAATTGGCTTAGGTTCATTTATTTCTCGTTCAATTGCTAAACCATTAATTAAACTTACTCAAGCAGCTAATAAAGTGAGCGAAGGAGAAACTTCTACAAGAGTAAACATCAAAAATCAAGATGAGATAGGTATTTTGGCTGCTGCTTTTAATCAAATGCTAGATGATTTGAATACTACGATGGTATCTAAATCTTATCTAGATAGTATCATTGAATTCATGGCGGATGCTTTGATTGTTTTAGATACTAACTTAGTCATTCTTAGAGTTAATTTAGCTACAGCTAAAATTTTAGAAACTTGTCCAGATAAAATTATTGGAAAATCAATAAAAGCTTTATTTCCACCAGAAGAAAAACTTGAAGAATTAAGTATTCAAGAAATTTTAAACAGAGGAAAGATAGAAATCTTGGCAACGTACTGGCTGACAAATACAGGCAAACAGAAACCTGTATCATTTTCAGCTACAGCCATGTACAATCAGCAAGGTAAACTACAAGGAATAGTTTGTGTAGCACAAGATATAGCAGAGCGCAAGCAAAGTCAAGAAAGACTGACGAAGATTAACGAATGTTTTTTGAATTTCGGTACAGAGCCAACAGCAAATATTAATCGACTAACGGCACTTTGTGGGGAACTTTTAGGCGCAGTCGGTGCTAGTTATTATCGGCTAGAAAAGGCAAAAGCTTGTTTAGTAGGACAATGGCAAATCGCATCAGAAGACAAGCTTGAGGTAAATTCACCTGAAAGTGTTTTTGAGCAGTTGATTCAGCAATGCTGTGAAGATCGTTATGCGGGTCACGATTCACAAAACTCACAGGAAGCTAACATATATCTAAAGATATTAACCAAAAAAACCAAAACTTATATATGTCAAGCAGTCAAATGTAAAGAGACGATTGTTGGTGCGCTCTGTGCATATCAGCAAAATTTGACTTTAACTGAAGCGGATAAAAAGATTATTGGAATTATTACCGCAGCAATTGGAGTTGAAGAACAACGCCGAGAAATTCAGGAAGCTTTGCGTGACAGCGAAGAACGGTATGCGCTGGCTACGCGTGGTACTAACGATGGATTGTGGGATTGGGATTTAAATACAAATGAAGTTTATTTTTCTCCGCGTTGGAAATCGATGTTAGGTTATCAGGAAAAAGAAATTGGTAACACGGTAGAAGACTGGTTTAATTTGGTGCATTTACAAGATATTGACCAACTAAAAGCGGCGATCGCATCGCATTTACAAGCACAAACACCACAACTAGAAACAGAATACCGGATTTTACACAAAGATGGTGCTTATCGTTGGATGCTCAGTCGCGGATTAGCGGTACGCGATCGCGATGGTAAACCTTATCGCCTCGCAGGTTCGCAAGCTGATATTACCGCCAGCAAAGCCGCAGAAACCGAATTGTTGCATCAAGTTTTTCATGATGCTTTAACCGGATTACCGAATCGCCTCTTATTCACCGAACAGTTAGAGCAAAGCATAGAACGTGTCCGCCAGCAAGAAAATTATTCGTTTGCGGTGTTATTTTTAGATCTTGACCGCTTCAAGGTTGTCAATGATAGTCTTGGTCATTTGATTGGCGATCAGCTATTGATTGCGATCGCGCGCCGCCTCAAAATGTGCGTGCGCCCTGAAGATATCGTTGCGCGCCTTGGTGGTGACGAATTTACTATCTTACTAGAAAATATTCGTAAAGTAGAAGATGCCACGCAAATTGCCGAACGCATTCAAAACGCATTAGCTTTACCATTTAACTTTGAAGGACACGAAGTCTTTACCTCAGCAAGTATTGGCATTGCTTTTAGTACGACAGGTTACGAAAAACCCGAAGATTTATTGCGAGATGCTGATACGACAATGTACCGTGCCAAAGGATTGGGTAAAGCACGATATGCCGTTTTTGATACGAGTATGCACGCCCAAGCCGTGGCACTCTTACAAATGGAAACGTATCTCCGTCACGCCGTAGAACGTCAAGAATTTCAGCTTCATTATCAACCGATCGTTAATTTAAAAACGCGAGAGTTAGTCGGTTTTGAAGCACTCATCCGTCTTTGGCACGCAGAACGCGGGTTCATTTCTCCAGCAGAATTTATTCCTGTGGCGGAGGAAACTGGCTTAATTATTCAAATTGGTACCTGGGTACTGCGCGAAGCTTGTCGTCAAATGTATGAATGGCAGCATAAATTTACTGCGGCGCGCGATTTAAAAATAAGTGTCAATATATCGCCCAAACAATTTCGCCAGCTTGATTTAGTAACGCAAGTTGAGCAAATTTTGCGAGAAATAGGACTCAACGCCCGCGATTTAAAGCTAGAAATTACCGAAAGTACGCTTGTCGAAAATGCTGATTTAGTTGCAAGTATGTTGAAAGAAATGCAAGCTTTAGGAATTGGTTTATCAATTGATGATTTTGGAACTGGGTACTCATCATTAAGCTATTTACACCGCTTTGCAATTGATACCTTAAAAATTGATAAATCCTTTATTAAGGACTTTAATACTGATTGGGAAAAAAGCAAAATTGTTAATACAGTGATCGTTCTGGCGGAGAATCTAGGCATTGATGTTATTGCCGAAGGTGTAGAGACTGCTGAACAAGCCTACCTCCTGCAAGAACTTAAGTGTGACTTTGGACAAGGCTTCTTATTTTCGCGTCCGCTTGACGCGCAAGCAACCGAAGCTTTAATTGCTGCAAAATTAGAATGTATGTGGGTGTAG